The genomic stretch TGCGATTCCAGGCTTGGGACGTTTATTCCGTTCAGAAGGTAAGTCCAATCAAAAACGTAATCTACTGATTTTTATCCACCCAACCATTGTGGGCGATAAAAATGCAGTGCGTAAACTGACCCAGCAACGCTATAGTCAGCTATATAGTCTGCAACTCGCACTCGATTCAGATGGGAACTTCGCCAAGCTCCCAGAAAGTGTTGAAGATGTGTATCAGCAGCGCATTCCGGTATCCAGAACGCCATTGCAAAACTCGACTTATCAAACTGTGCCGACCGCACCGGTTCGGGCGCAACCAGCCAATGTAGTCGTTACGCCGGTAGTGATAGAGCCAGTGATTCAGCGACAAGTGGCACAACCCGTACAACAGGTAGAAAAAAGTAAAAATACCGTTACAACAACCACACTTAGACCCAAAAGCTAAGCCATTCGCATTTGCAGACAGCATGTTATGATAATGTCAAAGAGAACAGAGAAGTAACTTTCATGACTTGGAAAATACACGCGATTACAGGCGACTTAACAGGACAGGAAATTAGCATTGACCGTGACATGCTGGTGGGGCGTCATCAGGCTGCGGATATTGTATTGCAGGCTGCGGAAATCTCCCGTAAACATGCAGCATTTTTACTGAAGGATGATGCGCTCTGGGTGCAGGATTTGGGTTCATCAAACGGTACTTTCGTCAATGATGTGCAAATTGCGCAGGAAACCTTATTAAAGCAGGATGACATTGTTCAGTTTGCCAGCTTGAAATTTTCAGTACTGGCGCCTGTGGCTGCAGTCGAGGTTCCAGCAGAAATTGAAGCAACGGCAGAAAAAGTTGTGGAACAGGTCGAAGTAGCTGAGCCTACACCTGCACAGCAAATGAATGATCAGGGAATGCCGGAACTGAAACATCGTGATGCTACGGTACAATTAACCCGTGATGGCATGCCAACCAATATCGGTATTCCAAAACCGGCGCCTATTCCGGAAGGCGTGGACATTAATGCGGTAAAACCAGAGCCTACCCCAATTCCGGTTGAGCAGCCTGTATCACGTGTAGAACAGGAAAAAGAAACCCAGAAAAATGTATCTGTAGGTTTGATTTCAGTGATTGTGCTGATTATTTTGGCAATTATGGCTTGGTTGTTGTTCAAATAAGCTGATGATTGGTTACAATCAAGGCATGCATAGCGCATGCCTTTTTTGTGGCTGCGCACATTATAAAAGAGGGTCGGGATGTCTATTGCACAATTAGAAAAGCGTGAACTGATCTTGTTTGATCTGGATGGTACCTTGGTGGATTCAGCACATGATCTGTATCGCGCCATGAATATGAGCCTGAATGTGCTGCAATTGCCTCTGGTGACTGAAGAGCAGGTACGGACCTGGGTAGGTAAGGGCACGTCGATATTCTGTGAAAGTGTACTCCAGCATCTGGTGGGTGAAGTCACACCGGCACAGCATCAGGAACTCTTAACGACTTTTCTGGATATCTATAATGTCGATCCCTGCGTCGATACCGTTCCTTTTCCGGGAATCCTGAAATTTCTGGACTGGGCTAAAGCCCAAGGTAAAACCCTGATTTGTGTGACCAATAAGCCTGAACTTCCTGCCCGCAGCATTTTAGATACCTTGGATATGGCTCATTATTTTGCCGATACCATTGGTGGCGACCGTTTTACTGAACGTAAGCCGCACCCACGCCAGTTGTTGCACTGTGTCGAACATTATAAGGTGAGCAAAGAACAGGTCTTGCTCATTGGCGATTCTTCCAATGATGTTGAAGCCGCACGCCGCGCCGGGATTGATTGTGTTGTGGTCAGCTATGGCTATAATCATGGTGAAAATATTGCAGATTGTCAGCCGCAGCAGATTGTGGATGATCTTAGAGAATTACTTGCCTAATACGCGTACTAAGGAAAGAAAATGAATAGTTGTAAGGTTTTTCGATGGCGTCGCTCAGTTCAATTCTATTTACATACTGAGTAACCCTAATTTAAAGAGAAAAACCGCATGACCACTCAAGCACAATTCCAAGAACTTGCTGCGCAAGGCTATAACCTCATTCCTGTTTATCGTCAGCGCCTGGCGGATACCGATACACCACTTTCTATTTTTGCTCGGCTTAAACAGCATCAGCAGGCTTATTTATTCGAGTCTGTAGAAGGTGGTGAGAACTGGGCGCGCTATTCGATTATTGGACTAGGTGAATCCACGGTATTTTCCTGCAATGCAGGCGAGCTGACGGTACAGCACGCAGATGCTTCGATTGAAAAGCAGCACTGTGCGGACCCATTTCAATATATTCGCGACTTTCAGGCGAAATTTAAGGTGCCAACCCAGGCAGAATTGCCGGACCTACCGAGTTTTACTGGTGGATTAGTCGGTTACTTTGGTTATGACGCGGTGCGTTATATCGAACCGAAATTAAAAAATGTGCCGGAAGCGGATCCGGTCGGCTTGCCAGATATCTGGATGATGCTGTCTAAAACAGTGATTGTCTTTGATAACCTGAAAGATACTTTATTCTTGATTGTACATGCCGATGCAACTGATCCAGTTGCTTATGAAAAAGCACATGAACAATTAAATGAATTAGAAAATATTCTGGCCACGCCCATCAGTCTTAAAGCTGAAAAACATACGCCGCCACATTTCGAGTCCCTCACCGGACATGACAACTTCATTGCCTCGGTAGAAAAAGTCAAAGAGTATATTCGTGCTGGCGATGTAATGCAGGTCGTACCCGGGCACCGGATGGTGTCTGACTTCGATGGAGACCCGCTACAGGTGTATCGTGCGCTGCGTCATCTCAATCCATCGCCGTATTTGTTTCTTGTGCAAGGGCAGACCTTGGAAAACAATACGCCATTCCATATTGTCGGCTCTTCTCCTGAAATTCTGTCCCGTCTGGAAAATGGTATTGCTACCGTACGACCGCTTGCGGGAACACGCCCACGCGGTAAAACCAAAGAAGAGGATCTGGCGCTTGAGGAAGACCTATTATCCGATGAAAAAGAAATTGCCGAACATGTCATGCTGATTGACTTGGGACGTAATGATGTAGGGCGTATCGCAAAAATTGGCAAAGTGCAGGTGACTGATCAAATGGTGATCGAACGTTATTCGCATGTGATGCATATTGTCTCCAATGTGCAGGGTGAAGTGCGTGATGATGTCGATGCTCTGGATGTTTTTAAAGCAACTTTCCCTGCTGGTACACTTTCAGGTGCGCCAAAAATCCGTGCCATGGAAATTATTGACGAAGTTGAGCCGGTAAAACGTGGAATTTTTGGTGGTGCTGTTGGTTATTTAGGCTGGCATGGCGAAATGGACATGTCGATTGCGATTCGTACCTGTGTCATTCGCGAAAATAAGGTCTATGTTCAGGCTGGAGCAGGGTTAGTTGCCGACTCAAATCCTGAATCTGAGTGGAATGAAACCCAAATAAAAGCTCGCGCAGTGATCAAAGCGGTTGAATTATCATCAAATGGTTTGATTTTATGAGTTTTTGAGGTTTTTTTTGAAAAAAACACTTGCAAGGATTCTGAGTTTTGCTAAACTGCACACCGTTCCGATAC from Acinetobacter lwoffii encodes the following:
- a CDS encoding FHA domain-containing protein, yielding MTWKIHAITGDLTGQEISIDRDMLVGRHQAADIVLQAAEISRKHAAFLLKDDALWVQDLGSSNGTFVNDVQIAQETLLKQDDIVQFASLKFSVLAPVAAVEVPAEIEATAEKVVEQVEVAEPTPAQQMNDQGMPELKHRDATVQLTRDGMPTNIGIPKPAPIPEGVDINAVKPEPTPIPVEQPVSRVEQEKETQKNVSVGLISVIVLIILAIMAWLLFK
- a CDS encoding phosphoglycolate phosphatase, with amino-acid sequence MSIAQLEKRELILFDLDGTLVDSAHDLYRAMNMSLNVLQLPLVTEEQVRTWVGKGTSIFCESVLQHLVGEVTPAQHQELLTTFLDIYNVDPCVDTVPFPGILKFLDWAKAQGKTLICVTNKPELPARSILDTLDMAHYFADTIGGDRFTERKPHPRQLLHCVEHYKVSKEQVLLIGDSSNDVEAARRAGIDCVVVSYGYNHGENIADCQPQQIVDDLRELLA
- the trpE gene encoding anthranilate synthase component I: MTTQAQFQELAAQGYNLIPVYRQRLADTDTPLSIFARLKQHQQAYLFESVEGGENWARYSIIGLGESTVFSCNAGELTVQHADASIEKQHCADPFQYIRDFQAKFKVPTQAELPDLPSFTGGLVGYFGYDAVRYIEPKLKNVPEADPVGLPDIWMMLSKTVIVFDNLKDTLFLIVHADATDPVAYEKAHEQLNELENILATPISLKAEKHTPPHFESLTGHDNFIASVEKVKEYIRAGDVMQVVPGHRMVSDFDGDPLQVYRALRHLNPSPYLFLVQGQTLENNTPFHIVGSSPEILSRLENGIATVRPLAGTRPRGKTKEEDLALEEDLLSDEKEIAEHVMLIDLGRNDVGRIAKIGKVQVTDQMVIERYSHVMHIVSNVQGEVRDDVDALDVFKATFPAGTLSGAPKIRAMEIIDEVEPVKRGIFGGAVGYLGWHGEMDMSIAIRTCVIRENKVYVQAGAGLVADSNPESEWNETQIKARAVIKAVELSSNGLIL